Proteins co-encoded in one Gemmatimonadaceae bacterium genomic window:
- a CDS encoding AMP-binding protein, with protein MTPTTLQLVLLEAARDTPDGVAIVETDDTRFSFGMLSSLASRVAAMLRHLGLRNGDRVGIVLPKSVDTVAIVCGVLQAGGVYVPVDPLAPAARAALILADCSARLILTTSAIGVPLRRELSC; from the coding sequence ATGACGCCGACGACGTTGCAGCTTGTTCTTCTCGAGGCAGCTCGCGACACGCCAGATGGCGTGGCCATCGTGGAAACGGACGACACTCGATTCTCGTTCGGCATGCTCTCGTCATTGGCCAGCCGCGTTGCGGCCATGCTGCGCCATTTGGGGCTGCGAAACGGCGACCGGGTAGGCATAGTACTGCCGAAGTCAGTGGATACTGTTGCCATCGTCTGCGGGGTGCTGCAAGCCGGCGGCGTCTACGTTCCCGTAGATCCCTTGGCACCGGCCGCGCGCGCGGCACTGATCCTTGCCGACTGCTCAGCCCGCCTCATCCTGACCACTTCTGCGATCGGTGTTCCCCTCCGTCGCGAACTGAGCTGCTGA
- a CDS encoding acyl carrier protein, whose product MSIIDVVKQHILEQYLQGEDAALLTESSPLISGGVLDSLNVLELVSFLERRFHLELEAHEADQAHLDTLSDIAHLVARKLRQQP is encoded by the coding sequence ATCTCCATCATCGACGTGGTTAAGCAGCACATCCTTGAGCAGTATCTTCAGGGTGAGGATGCGGCTCTCCTGACTGAATCTTCGCCGCTCATCTCGGGCGGGGTTCTTGATTCGTTAAACGTTCTTGAGTTGGTATCGTTTCTTGAAAGGCGCTTTCACCTAGAGCTTGAGGCCCACGAGGCAGATCAGGCGCATCTCGATACTTTGAGCGATATCGCACATCTCGTTGCGAGGAAGCTTCGCCAACAACCATGA